In a single window of the Serratia quinivorans genome:
- the cycA_2 gene encoding D-serine/D-alanine/glycine transporter produces MQSQKKSAHEQHAARRRWLDSHESGYHKSMGNRQIQMIAIGGSIGTGLFLGTGGRLELAGPALALVYLVCGIFSFFILRALGELVLHRPTSGSFVSYAREFLGEKASYVAGWMYFLNWAMTGIVDITAVALYMHYWGTFADVPQWLFALCALGVVATMNMIGVKWFAEMEFWFALIKVVAIALFLVVGVVLLGTGTPVAGNTTGLHLITENGGMFPHGLLPALVLVQGVIFAFAGIELIGTAAGECKDPAKMLPKAINSVIWRIGLFYVGSVVLLVLLLPWNAYQAGQSPFVTFFSKLGVPYIGTIMNIVVLTAALSSLNSGLYSTGRILRSLSMGGSAPKFMAKMSGQQVPYAGILVTCGIYVIGVVLNYLVPSQVFEIVLNIASLGIISSWAFIIVCQMRLRKAVREGRAKPVTFKMPGAPVTSWLTLAFLLAVVVMMAFDYPNGTWTIATIPVLVVLLVLGWFGLRKRAQEVKLEQQAHEEAHH; encoded by the coding sequence TCAAATGATCGCCATCGGCGGTTCAATAGGTACCGGCCTGTTCCTCGGCACCGGCGGCCGGCTGGAACTGGCAGGGCCGGCGCTGGCGCTGGTGTATCTGGTCTGCGGTATCTTCTCTTTCTTCATTCTGCGGGCATTGGGCGAACTGGTTTTACACCGCCCTACCAGCGGCAGCTTTGTTTCTTACGCCCGCGAGTTCCTCGGTGAAAAAGCCTCTTACGTCGCCGGCTGGATGTATTTCCTGAACTGGGCGATGACCGGTATCGTCGATATCACGGCGGTAGCGCTGTATATGCACTATTGGGGTACCTTTGCCGATGTGCCGCAGTGGTTGTTTGCCCTCTGCGCCCTCGGGGTGGTCGCCACCATGAACATGATCGGCGTGAAGTGGTTCGCCGAAATGGAGTTCTGGTTCGCCCTGATCAAAGTGGTCGCCATCGCGCTGTTCCTGGTGGTCGGCGTGGTGTTACTCGGCACCGGCACCCCAGTGGCGGGCAACACCACCGGCCTGCACCTGATTACCGAAAACGGCGGCATGTTCCCGCATGGCCTGCTGCCTGCGTTGGTGCTGGTACAAGGGGTGATCTTCGCCTTTGCCGGGATTGAGCTGATCGGCACCGCCGCCGGCGAGTGCAAGGATCCGGCCAAAATGCTGCCGAAGGCTATCAACAGCGTTATTTGGCGCATCGGCCTGTTCTACGTTGGTTCGGTGGTGCTGCTGGTGTTGCTGCTGCCGTGGAACGCCTACCAGGCGGGCCAAAGCCCGTTCGTCACCTTCTTCAGCAAGCTGGGTGTGCCCTATATCGGCACCATCATGAACATCGTGGTGTTAACTGCCGCGCTCTCCAGCCTGAACTCGGGCCTGTACTCCACCGGCCGTATTCTGCGTTCGCTGTCGATGGGTGGCTCGGCGCCGAAATTTATGGCCAAAATGAGCGGCCAGCAGGTGCCTTACGCCGGGATCCTGGTGACCTGCGGTATCTACGTGATCGGGGTGGTATTGAACTATCTGGTGCCTTCACAGGTGTTTGAGATCGTGTTGAACATCGCTTCGCTGGGCATTATCAGCTCCTGGGCATTTATCATCGTCTGCCAGATGCGTCTGCGTAAGGCGGTGCGTGAAGGCCGTGCCAAGCCGGTCACCTTCAAGATGCCTGGCGCGCCGGTCACCTCCTGGCTGACGTTGGCGTTCCTGCTGGCGGTGGTGGTCATGATGGCGTTTGACTACCCGAACGGCACCTGGACCATCGCAACCATTCCTGTGCTGGTCGTGCTGCTGGTGCTGGGCTGGTTTGGCCTGCGCAAGCGCGCGCAGGAAGTGAAACTGGAACAGCAGGCGCACGAAGAAGCCCATCACTGA